From a region of the Zerene cesonia ecotype Mississippi chromosome 11, Zerene_cesonia_1.1, whole genome shotgun sequence genome:
- the LOC119830246 gene encoding GTPase-activating Rap/Ran-GAP domain-like protein 3 isoform X1 — protein MVCDGGAMLCLESLVTRWRERGDRNERRARSRSLCSSAADGSLLQLLHRRASSAISSASELISRRGVFSRRQYGSVEQLSATSEVSGAVDAIIRRYRLENGNSLGEKDELFGPPSAPVLENPEFQTRWYFKYFLGKMHQNYIGVDGAREPYLLSVVQEGAGLLRAILFNKMGAHKIYLPASAWSGGGGQAPTRPTLKQILSQFTAIERIDKMPREITCPELQKDVLLLEEQEGSVNFKIGVMIMKPGQRTDDEMLSNEKGNEKWDRFISLLGDKIRLRGWNRFRGGLDVKGDMTGSHSIYTMHQGHEIMFHVSTMLPFSKDNKQQLERKRHIGNDIVNIVFTEDAVHNTFNPQCVKSHFTHVFAVVSEVEGEGYRLSVYTDDTVPPFGPSLPCPPVFSDPQLFREFLLVKLMNGEKAAFQTPTFALKRQRTLDTLIRDIYAEHCSDHKVPMLSRRALSDVWSGGAGAGGAGAARTERFLHVGQALKLDAVLRGDAPTSLVSTGSGGSRRAPWEGRLWRAAPLPATPLCAEQLADGRVLLSTTSNTYILEESGTTRVVLRWEGCVRGARRTERAGLFRVGARACGGGSTTGGAGGAGVYALPLPELCAGAWAMRPLQDCKHARLPRTKTAHYFDLLEQGEGGKTFLAIAIGRRILLLVEEPKTDSEMGFEYTHVKDIQLSETPVLLKMMDGEVPVTVIGYKHHWEVLETSTGQTVRRADGGEEGGARRGALVNALRIGDERDGQLLLCYNHTCHFERLTSKGLESDSEYDFHWTTVPTAVVCAFPYIMAFAEDLLEIRLVANGSLVHAACIPGLKLLCGRKDIFYVACAPEYVPLGRDAEPCLHDSYELARLAGKPYSIDDEDADRNDQSSRTPENTSASSRSSSISSEQDSIRPPLQRMTPISPPTSPQENSGRCVRIYKIPQSNLSAAAYQRQSVSADHVVCSYFNDRPNSIRQKLAALRLDSKSRGGGDEEANDSQHTSYN, from the exons TTCATCAGCGAGTGAGCTAATCTCGCGGCGTGGTGTGTTCTCACGAAGACAATATGGGTCCGTGGAGCAG TTGTCAGCGACAAGCGAAGTTAGTGGCGCAGTGGACGCAATCATCCGCCGCTACCGTCTCGAGAACGGGAATTCGTTGGGCGAAAAAGATGAG TTGTTTGGTCCGCCCAGCGCACCGGTACTCGAAAATCCCGAATTCCAGACGAGATGGTACTTCAAATACTTTCTTGGCAAaa TGCACCAAAATTACATTGGAGTAGATGGCGCCAGAGAGCCATATCTTTTAAGCGTGGTGCAGGAGGGGGCGGGTCTTTTACGAGCAATACTCTTCAATAAAATG GGTGCGCATAAAATTTACTTGCCAGCAAGTGCTTGGAGTGGCGGGGGAGGTCAAGCGCCGACGAGGCCCACCCTCAAGCAGATCCTATCGCAGTTCACAGCCATCGAGAGGATTGATAAAATGCCTAGAGAG ATAACGTGTCCCGAACTTCAGAAAGACGTATTATTGCTCGAAGAGCAAGAAGGGTCGGTAAATTTCAAGATCGGCGTTATGATAATGAAGCCAGGCCAGAGAACTGACGACGAAATGCTTTCTAATG AGAAAGGTAACGAGAAATGGGACagatttatttcacttttggGAGACAAGATTCGATTAAGAGGATGGAACCGTTTTCGAGGAGGTCTGGATGTCAAAG GTGACATGACTGGCAGCCATTCCATTTACACGATGCATCAAGGTCACGAAATTATGTTTCACGTATCAACAATGTTGCCGTTCTCTAAAGACAACAAACAACAG CTCGAGAGGAAGCGTCACATCGGCAATGATATTGTCAACATTGTGTTCACTGAGGACGCAGTACACAACACCTTCAACCCGCAATGTGTTAAAAGCCATTTTACTC ATGTATTCGCAGTGGTATCCGAGGTGGAGGGCGAGGGGTACCGGCTGAGCGTGTACACGGACGACACGGTGCCGCCGTTCGGGCCCTCCCTCCCCTGTCCCCCGGTGTTCAGTGATCCGCAACTATTCAGGGAATTCCTCTTA GTAAAACTAATGAATGGTGAAAAGGCAGCGTTCCAAACGCCAACATTCGCTTTGAAGAGGCAGAGGACTCTCGACACTTTGATACGGGATATATACGCTGAGCACTGCTCCGACCATAAAGTG CCAATGCTATCACGTCGAGCGTTATCCGACGTGTGGTCGGGGGgagcgggcgcgggcggcgcgggggcggCGCGCACGGAGCGCTTCCTGCACGTGGGGCAGGCGCTCAAGTTAGACGCTGTGCTAAGAGGCGATGCGCCGACCAGCCTTGTGTCTACTG GTTCAGGCGGGTCGCGCCGCGCGCCGTGGGAGGGGCGGCTGTGGCGCGCGGCGCCGCTGCCCGCCACGCCGCTGTGCGCCGAGCAGCTCGCCGACGGGAGGGTGCTGCTCTCGACCACTTCCAATACTTATATACTCGAAG AGAGCGGCACGACCCGCGTGGTGCTGCGCTGGGAGGGGTGCGTGCGCGGGGCGCGGCGCACGGAGCGCGCGGGGCTGTTCCGCGTGGGCGCGCGCGCGTGCGGCGGCGGCTCCACcacgggcggcgcgggcggcgcgggcgtgTACGCGCTGCCGCTGCCCGAGCTGTGCGCCGGCGCGTGGGCCATGCGCCCGCTGCAGGACTGCAAGCACGCGCGCCTGCCGCGCACCAAGACGGCGCACTACTTCGACCTGCTCGAACAAG gtGAGGGAGGCAAGACTTTCTTAGCAATAGCAATAGGCAGAAGAATTCTTCTTTTAGTTGAAGAGCCAAAGACTGATAGTGAAATGGGATTTGAATACACTCATGTCAAA GATATCCAATTGAGTGAGACACCGGTTTTACTTAAAATGATGGACGGCGAAGTTCCTGTCACTGTTATAGGATATAAGCACCATTGGGAAGTTTTAGAAACCAGTACAGGACAG ACGGTGCGGCGCGCGGACGGCGGCGAGGagggcggcgcgcggcgcggcgcgctcGTCAACGCGCTGCGCATCGGCGACGAGCGGGACGGCCAGCTGCTGCTCTGCTACAATC atACCTGCCATTTTGAAAGACTAACAAGCAAAGGTTTGGAAAGCGATAGTGAATATGATTTTCACTGGACCACCGTGCCCACAGCTGTTG TATGTGCATTCCCTTATATTATGGCCTTTGCCGAGGACCTGTTGGAAATCCGACTCGTTGCTAACGGCTCTCTGGTGCACGCGGCTTGCATTCCTGGTTTAAAACTTCTATGCGGTAGAAAG GACATATTCTACGTAGCGTGCGCGCCGGAGTACGTGCCGCTGGGGCGCGACGCCGAGCCGTGCCTGCACGACAGCTACGAGCTCGCGCGCCTCGCCGGCAAGCCGTACTCCATCGACGACGAGGACGCTGatag aaATGACCAAAGCAGCCGCACGCCGGAGAACACGTCGGCGTCGAGCCGCAGCAGCTCGATCTCGTCGGAGCAGGACAGCATCCGGCCGCCGCTGCAGCGCATGACGCCGATATCGCCGCCCACCTCGCCGCAAG AGAACAGCGGTCGCTGCGTGCGCATCTACAAGATCCCGCAGAGCAACCTGAGCGCGGCCGCCTACCAGCGGCAGTCCGTCTCCGCGGACCACGTCGTGTGCTCCTACTTCAACGATAG accAAATAGCATACGCCAGAAATTAGCTGCGTTACGTCTAGACAGCAAATCAAGGGGAGGCGGCGATGAAGAAGCCAATGATTCACAGCACACgtcttataattaa